In a genomic window of Curtobacterium sp. MCBD17_035:
- a CDS encoding UPF0182 family protein has product MTNTSSAVRRRSPRIPIVVTIIVLAALVIAFFVFASLYTDYLWFAQLGFQRVLTTRWLAGTAMFFAGFLGMAVPVYVSIAVAYRFRPVYAKLNAQLDRYQQVIEPLRRAVMFGVPSVLGLFAGLATAPRWSLVLAYFNRTPFGRVDPQFHLDIAFYVFDLPFWRALVAFASAVVLIAGLAAVAASYLYGALRFGSREVRISRTARVQLAVTAALYVALQAVSLWLDQYATLSKDNSLITGAQYTEVNATIPGREILAGIAAVVALLFVVTAVIGRWRISVVGTALLLVSAIVVGGIYPWVVQRLQVAPSERSYESAFIQRNIDATRSAYDVAGVKERSYDARTDTQTGALASDAQTTANIRIIDPSIVSESFSQLQQYRQYYKFPSTLDVDRYDIDGTSEDTVIAVRDIDVEGLGSSATQYNRTFVYTHGYGVVAAYGNQRTSDGKPVFLESGIPSTGDLGDYQPRVYFGESSPAYSIVGAAKGTKKIELDYPSGAEDAAASNATTTYQANGGPSIGNVFNRLVYAAKFGSEQILLSNAVNADSQILYDRDPLQRVQKVAPYLTLDKDVYPAIVNHRIVWIVDGYTTTDAYPYSQSASLSDSINGTTSSGYNTDQVNYIRNSVKATVDAYTGKVTLYSWDAKDPLLTTWKKIFPATVQPMSSMSAELLDHVRYPTDLFKVQRTILGTYHVTNANSFYSGDDAWVTPQDPSSSSSSSSTSRVTSALGTTTTTSSADLQDPYYLTMKVPGEQTAYTLYSTYIPQQSGSNARNVLTGYLSVDSDAGGRGKGKRSKAYGRLSLLTIPKTDSVPGPGQVQSSFNADTDVSTELNILKRGDTTIKRGNLLTLPIGGGFLYVQPVYVQSTSNTSYPLLQKVLVAFGDKIAFEDTLNDALNSLFDGNSGAAAGDQGASTGSSGTGSGTSGSSGSGSSDTGSDSGASGSGGSSGAGSVSANAALQQALQDASQALQDRQQAYADNDLVAAAEADRRLQQAVQDALQAESNGATTGSSSSTSSSSK; this is encoded by the coding sequence GTGACGAACACATCGTCCGCTGTCCGGCGGCGCTCGCCGCGGATCCCGATCGTCGTCACGATCATCGTGCTGGCGGCGCTGGTGATCGCGTTCTTCGTCTTCGCGAGCCTGTACACCGACTACCTCTGGTTCGCGCAGCTCGGGTTCCAACGCGTCCTCACCACCCGGTGGCTCGCCGGCACCGCGATGTTCTTCGCCGGTTTCCTCGGCATGGCGGTGCCGGTGTACGTCAGCATCGCCGTCGCCTACCGGTTCCGGCCGGTCTACGCCAAGCTCAACGCCCAACTCGACCGCTACCAGCAGGTCATCGAACCGCTCCGCCGCGCCGTCATGTTCGGCGTGCCGTCGGTCCTCGGACTGTTCGCCGGCCTCGCGACCGCGCCGCGCTGGAGCCTCGTGCTCGCCTACTTCAACCGCACGCCGTTCGGCCGCGTCGACCCCCAGTTCCACCTCGACATCGCGTTCTACGTGTTCGACCTGCCGTTCTGGCGTGCGCTCGTCGCCTTCGCCTCCGCTGTCGTGCTCATCGCCGGACTCGCCGCCGTCGCCGCCAGCTACCTGTACGGCGCGCTCCGCTTCGGCAGTCGGGAGGTCCGGATCTCGCGGACCGCTCGGGTCCAGTTGGCCGTCACCGCGGCCCTGTACGTGGCCCTGCAGGCCGTCAGCCTCTGGCTCGACCAGTACGCGACCCTCTCGAAGGACAACTCGCTCATCACGGGTGCGCAGTACACCGAGGTCAACGCGACCATCCCCGGGCGCGAGATCCTCGCGGGCATCGCCGCCGTCGTCGCGCTCCTGTTCGTCGTGACGGCGGTCATCGGCCGTTGGCGGATCTCGGTCGTGGGCACCGCGCTGCTGCTCGTGTCGGCCATCGTCGTCGGCGGGATCTACCCCTGGGTCGTCCAGCGCCTGCAGGTGGCACCGAGCGAGCGCAGCTACGAGTCGGCGTTCATCCAGCGCAACATCGACGCGACCCGGTCCGCGTACGACGTCGCGGGAGTGAAGGAGCGTTCGTACGACGCCAGGACCGACACGCAGACCGGAGCGCTCGCGTCGGACGCGCAGACCACGGCGAACATCCGCATCATCGACCCGTCGATCGTGTCGGAGTCGTTCAGCCAGCTGCAGCAGTACCGCCAGTACTACAAGTTCCCCTCCACCCTCGACGTCGACCGCTACGACATCGACGGCACCTCCGAGGACACCGTGATCGCCGTGCGCGACATCGATGTGGAGGGCCTCGGCTCCTCGGCGACGCAGTACAACCGCACGTTCGTGTACACACACGGGTACGGGGTCGTCGCCGCGTACGGCAACCAGCGCACGAGCGACGGCAAGCCCGTGTTCCTCGAGTCCGGCATCCCCTCGACGGGCGACCTCGGGGACTACCAGCCGCGCGTGTACTTCGGCGAGAGCTCGCCCGCGTACTCGATCGTCGGGGCGGCCAAGGGGACGAAGAAGATCGAGCTCGACTACCCCTCGGGCGCCGAGGACGCTGCGGCGAGCAACGCGACGACCACGTACCAGGCGAACGGCGGACCGAGCATCGGCAACGTGTTCAACCGTCTCGTCTACGCGGCCAAGTTCGGGTCGGAGCAGATCCTGCTGTCGAACGCGGTGAACGCGGATTCGCAGATCCTGTACGACCGCGATCCGCTCCAGCGGGTGCAGAAGGTCGCGCCGTACCTGACGCTCGACAAGGACGTCTACCCGGCGATCGTCAACCACCGGATCGTCTGGATCGTCGACGGCTACACGACGACCGACGCGTACCCGTACTCCCAGAGCGCGAGCCTGTCGGACAGCATCAACGGCACCACCTCGTCCGGGTACAACACCGACCAGGTGAACTACATCCGGAACTCGGTCAAGGCGACGGTGGACGCCTACACGGGCAAGGTCACCCTGTACTCCTGGGACGCGAAGGACCCGCTGCTGACGACGTGGAAGAAGATCTTCCCCGCGACCGTCCAGCCGATGTCGTCGATGAGTGCCGAGCTGCTCGACCACGTGCGGTACCCGACCGACCTGTTCAAGGTGCAGCGGACCATCCTCGGGACCTACCACGTCACGAACGCGAACTCGTTCTACTCCGGTGACGACGCCTGGGTCACGCCGCAGGACCCGTCGTCGAGCTCGTCGAGTTCGTCCACGTCGAGGGTCACCAGCGCACTCGGCACCACCACGACGACCTCGAGCGCCGACCTGCAGGACCCGTACTACCTCACGATGAAGGTCCCGGGGGAGCAGACGGCCTACACGCTCTACTCGACCTACATCCCGCAGCAGTCGGGGTCGAACGCGCGGAACGTGCTCACGGGGTACCTGTCGGTCGACTCGGACGCCGGCGGCCGCGGCAAGGGCAAGCGCTCGAAGGCGTACGGGCGTCTGTCGCTCCTGACGATCCCGAAGACCGACAGCGTGCCCGGTCCGGGTCAGGTCCAGTCGTCGTTCAACGCGGACACCGACGTCTCCACCGAGCTGAACATCCTGAAGCGGGGTGACACGACGATCAAGCGCGGCAACCTGCTGACGCTGCCGATCGGCGGCGGCTTCCTGTACGTCCAGCCGGTGTACGTGCAGTCGACCTCGAACACGTCGTACCCACTACTGCAGAAGGTCCTCGTCGCCTTCGGGGACAAGATCGCGTTCGAGGACACCCTCAACGACGCGCTCAACTCGTTGTTCGATGGGAACTCCGGTGCCGCGGCGGGTGACCAGGGCGCGTCGACGGGCTCGAGCGGTACCGGTTCGGGTACCAGCGGATCCAGCGGATCCGGCTCGAGCGACACGGGTTCCGACTCGGGCGCGAGCGGTTCCGGTGGATCGAGCGGCGCGGGATCGGTCAGCGCGAACGCCGCCCTCCAGCAGGCGCTCCAGGACGCGAGCCAAGCGCTCCAGGACCGTCAGCAGGCCTACGCCGACAACGACCTCGTGGCGGCGGCCGAGGCCGACAGGCGACTGCAGCAGGCGGTGCAGGACGCGCTCCAGGCCGAGTCGAACGGTGCGACCACGGGGTCGAGCAGCTCGACGAGTTCGTCCAGCAAGTGA
- a CDS encoding zinc-dependent metalloprotease, with translation MADDPQRQPDDEFQEMLRRLLSGGADIDPSQLAGAAGLPNDPAFVARLMGQLQDAVRGGGDGIDFSAATERAVAIAREGGQGVDPATSAALTQAFQVAALWLDDVTSVAELTAAPRLMTREQWASATMPVWSQIAEPVATSIADALTEVIDQQAPEELRSMLSGAGRIMRSVGGALFAVQLGQVVGQLATEVVSGGDVGVPLLDDQQAALVPQNVAAFAEGLDVPVDEVRIYLAVRELAHARLFRSARWLRLHLISSITEFARGIHVDTSAIEELASGFDPSNAEELRDALSSGALIPPRTPEQDQALARLETMLALIEGWVDVVTAAATTRLPRSAAIAEMVRRRRAAGGPAESAFATLVGLELRPRRLREAAAMWQRVVDELGPEQRDALWSHPDLVPTSADIDDPDALVARLRDPGTASDDIDRALEDLLNDTTDDRPHESPDGTARDDD, from the coding sequence ATGGCTGATGATCCGCAGCGGCAACCGGACGACGAGTTCCAGGAGATGCTGCGCCGCCTCCTCTCCGGCGGTGCCGACATCGATCCGTCCCAGCTCGCAGGCGCCGCGGGGCTCCCGAACGACCCGGCCTTCGTCGCCCGGCTGATGGGGCAGTTGCAGGACGCGGTCCGCGGCGGCGGCGACGGCATCGACTTCTCGGCTGCCACGGAGCGCGCGGTCGCGATTGCTCGCGAGGGCGGCCAGGGCGTCGACCCGGCGACGAGCGCCGCGCTGACGCAGGCGTTCCAGGTCGCCGCACTGTGGCTGGACGACGTCACCTCGGTCGCCGAGCTCACCGCGGCGCCGCGCCTCATGACACGCGAGCAGTGGGCGTCCGCGACGATGCCGGTCTGGAGCCAGATCGCCGAGCCCGTCGCGACGAGCATCGCCGACGCCCTCACCGAGGTCATCGACCAGCAGGCGCCCGAGGAGCTCCGGAGCATGCTCAGCGGTGCCGGTCGCATCATGCGGAGCGTCGGCGGCGCCCTGTTCGCGGTGCAGCTCGGACAGGTCGTCGGGCAGCTCGCGACCGAGGTCGTGTCCGGCGGCGACGTCGGGGTCCCGCTCCTCGACGACCAGCAGGCCGCCCTGGTGCCGCAGAACGTCGCCGCCTTCGCCGAGGGCCTCGACGTCCCCGTCGACGAGGTCCGGATCTACCTGGCGGTCCGCGAGCTCGCGCACGCGCGCCTGTTCCGCTCGGCGCGGTGGCTGCGCCTCCACCTCATCTCCTCGATCACCGAGTTCGCACGTGGCATCCACGTCGACACCTCCGCGATCGAGGAACTCGCGAGCGGCTTCGACCCCTCGAACGCCGAGGAGCTGCGCGACGCCCTGTCGAGCGGCGCCCTCATCCCCCCGCGGACGCCCGAGCAGGACCAGGCGCTCGCGCGACTCGAGACCATGCTCGCGCTGATCGAGGGCTGGGTCGACGTCGTGACCGCGGCGGCGACCACGCGCCTGCCCCGGTCGGCCGCCATCGCCGAGATGGTGCGTCGACGTCGCGCCGCGGGCGGTCCCGCGGAGTCCGCGTTCGCCACGCTGGTCGGTCTCGAACTCCGGCCGCGGCGGCTACGCGAGGCCGCGGCGATGTGGCAGCGGGTCGTCGACGAGCTGGGCCCGGAGCAGCGCGACGCGCTCTGGTCGCACCCGGACCTCGTCCCGACGTCCGCGGACATCGACGACCCCGACGCGCTCGTCGCGCGGCTGCGGGACCCGGGCACGGCCTCCGACGACATCGACCGCGCGCTCGAGGACCTGCTCAACGACACGACGGACGACCGTCCGCACGAGTCGCCGGACGGCACGGCGCGCGACGACGACTAG
- a CDS encoding phosphotransferase produces MAGSHFTLAALATTAVPGLVVTGTRTLGSAQAGDYDSAVLRDAEGEQLVIRRPRSQRAEGRQSADLVAIRALSTGIRTRLPFAVPEYRGQAPIGQTRAIVTTYVDGTHVDLGALVERPDLATALGGAIAAVHALPTSFVTDAGLPSLTPFEILRSAVSVMDRAVATGLVPAALTERWEGAARDQQLWQFTPTVVHGGLAADRVLVVGDHVSGVLGWGELRLGDPARDLAWVLSARNASAFETVMHAYTAGGGARDRQVPQRARLYHELETAQWLLHGVQVKSTEVVDDAVAMMHRLVDVVHSPLAQPLQAASPETMEITEVEQLLSSTERRHA; encoded by the coding sequence ATGGCGGGTTCCCACTTCACTCTAGCGGCGTTGGCCACCACGGCCGTTCCGGGGCTCGTGGTCACCGGCACCCGGACGCTCGGTTCCGCGCAGGCCGGGGACTACGACTCGGCGGTCCTCCGTGACGCCGAGGGCGAGCAGCTCGTCATCCGACGTCCACGCAGCCAGCGAGCCGAGGGGCGTCAGTCGGCCGACCTCGTCGCCATCCGTGCGCTGAGCACCGGGATCCGGACGCGCCTCCCGTTCGCGGTGCCGGAGTACCGCGGACAGGCACCCATCGGCCAGACCCGTGCGATCGTGACCACCTACGTGGACGGCACGCACGTCGACCTCGGCGCGCTCGTCGAGCGACCCGATCTGGCGACCGCGCTGGGCGGCGCGATCGCCGCGGTCCACGCGCTCCCCACGAGCTTCGTGACGGACGCGGGACTGCCGTCGCTGACACCGTTCGAGATCCTCCGCTCGGCGGTGTCGGTGATGGACCGGGCCGTCGCCACCGGGCTCGTGCCGGCGGCGCTCACGGAACGGTGGGAGGGCGCCGCGCGCGACCAACAGCTGTGGCAGTTCACCCCGACGGTGGTGCACGGCGGTCTCGCCGCGGATCGGGTGCTCGTCGTGGGCGACCACGTCAGCGGCGTCCTCGGCTGGGGCGAGCTCCGGCTGGGCGACCCGGCACGAGATCTCGCCTGGGTCCTCAGCGCACGGAACGCGTCCGCCTTCGAGACGGTCATGCACGCCTACACGGCCGGCGGCGGCGCCCGGGACCGGCAGGTGCCGCAACGGGCGCGGCTCTACCACGAGCTCGAGACCGCCCAGTGGCTCCTGCACGGCGTCCAGGTGAAGAGCACCGAGGTCGTGGACGACGCGGTCGCGATGATGCACCGCCTCGTCGACGTGGTGCACTCGCCCCTCGCCCAGCCGCTCCAGGCCGCGTCGCCGGAGACGATGGAGATCACCGAGGTGGAGCAGCTGCTGTCGTCGACGGAGCGTCGGCACGCCTGA
- the nudC gene encoding NAD(+) diphosphatase: MSQEFVDRLPLARNELDRDGEYRETPDLERLLRADRETRFLPVRRAALLREPDGVLRFVDAAAIPEGTTLLYLGRALADAPDAPRGTRFVAAFVDDATATAIEPDDTAWENLRMFGTELSARDSGIAVEAVAMANWHAVHGFSPRTGSATTTERGGWVRRDPEGHEHFPRTDPAIIVGVTDGEDRLLLGSNAAWEPGRYSLLAGFVEPGESLEDAVRREVFEESGVHVEDPVYLGSQPWPFPASLMLGFRARAVGGDASTIRPDGVEIMDVRWFSRADLAAVAGRSVHLPGRTSIARAIIEDWYGAELDVP, translated from the coding sequence GTGTCGCAGGAGTTCGTCGATCGTCTGCCGCTCGCCCGGAACGAGCTCGACCGCGACGGCGAGTACCGGGAGACACCGGACCTCGAGCGGCTGCTCCGAGCCGACCGCGAGACGCGGTTCCTGCCCGTCCGCCGCGCCGCGTTGCTGCGGGAGCCGGACGGTGTCCTGCGGTTCGTCGACGCGGCCGCGATCCCCGAGGGCACCACGCTGCTGTACCTGGGGCGCGCGCTCGCGGACGCCCCGGACGCACCGCGCGGTACGCGGTTCGTCGCGGCCTTCGTCGACGACGCCACTGCCACCGCGATCGAGCCGGACGACACGGCGTGGGAGAACCTCCGGATGTTCGGCACCGAGCTCTCGGCCCGTGACTCCGGCATCGCGGTCGAGGCCGTGGCCATGGCGAACTGGCACGCGGTGCACGGGTTCTCGCCGAGGACCGGCAGCGCCACGACGACCGAGCGTGGCGGGTGGGTGCGGCGCGACCCGGAGGGCCATGAGCACTTCCCCCGGACGGACCCGGCGATCATCGTGGGGGTCACCGACGGCGAGGACCGCCTGCTGCTCGGCTCGAACGCCGCCTGGGAGCCCGGCCGGTACTCGCTCCTCGCGGGCTTCGTCGAACCGGGCGAGAGCCTCGAGGACGCCGTGCGCCGCGAGGTCTTCGAGGAGTCGGGCGTCCACGTGGAGGACCCGGTCTACCTCGGATCCCAGCCGTGGCCGTTCCCCGCGTCGCTCATGCTCGGGTTCCGCGCTCGCGCCGTGGGCGGGGACGCCTCGACGATCCGGCCCGACGGTGTCGAGATCATGGACGTCCGCTGGTTCTCGCGTGCGGACCTCGCGGCGGTCGCCGGACGCTCGGTCCACCTGCCCGGTCGGACCTCGATCGCTCGCGCCATCATCGAGGACTGGTACGGAGCCGAACTCGACGTCCCCTGA
- a CDS encoding S16 family serine protease has product MTLFAPAPARPRSRARTVGWVLVVAAVVLALLATVLPSPYVIELPGPVFNTIGTQQQGTAAKPKRVQLIQVSGHPTYPTAGALDMLTVSVEGTQTERPSWLSVIRALFTKSEAVVPAEAIYPTGETTEQVNKQDAADMADSQQAAVAAALVHQGFTVGSTLTVSAVEPGSAADGVLREGDVIESINGRSLTHDSDASTLRARVTANGAGTAATLVVRRDGATRTVSIAPKASDGAVLLGIGVSQHYDFPFSVKIRLQDVGGPSAGMMFALGTIDKLTPGHLNGGAHVAGTGTIDVDGDVGAIGGIRQKLYGARSAGATVFLAPESNCDEVAGHVPDGLDVYAVSTLRQAVHDLSVVRSGASTAHLARCGS; this is encoded by the coding sequence TTGACCCTCTTCGCCCCGGCTCCTGCCCGCCCGCGTTCCCGCGCTCGCACCGTCGGCTGGGTGCTCGTCGTCGCCGCGGTCGTCCTCGCCCTCCTCGCCACCGTGCTGCCGAGCCCGTACGTCATCGAACTGCCGGGCCCGGTGTTCAACACCATCGGCACGCAGCAGCAGGGCACCGCGGCGAAGCCGAAGCGGGTGCAGCTCATCCAGGTGTCGGGACACCCCACCTACCCCACGGCGGGCGCGCTCGACATGCTCACCGTGAGCGTCGAGGGCACCCAGACCGAACGCCCGTCGTGGCTCAGCGTCATCCGCGCGCTGTTCACGAAGTCCGAGGCCGTCGTCCCCGCCGAGGCGATCTACCCGACCGGCGAGACCACGGAGCAGGTGAACAAGCAGGACGCCGCCGACATGGCGGACTCCCAGCAGGCGGCGGTCGCGGCGGCCCTCGTCCACCAGGGGTTCACGGTCGGCTCCACGCTCACCGTCTCGGCGGTCGAACCCGGGTCGGCGGCCGATGGCGTCCTGCGCGAGGGCGACGTCATCGAGTCGATCAACGGGAGGTCGTTGACGCACGACAGCGACGCCAGCACCCTCCGCGCGCGCGTGACCGCGAACGGCGCCGGGACGGCCGCCACCCTCGTGGTCCGTCGCGACGGCGCCACCCGGACCGTTTCGATCGCACCGAAGGCCTCCGACGGTGCGGTGCTCCTGGGCATCGGCGTCAGCCAGCACTACGACTTCCCGTTCTCGGTGAAGATCCGCCTGCAGGACGTCGGTGGCCCGAGCGCCGGCATGATGTTCGCGCTCGGGACCATCGACAAGCTGACGCCCGGGCACCTCAACGGCGGAGCCCACGTGGCCGGGACGGGCACGATCGACGTCGACGGCGACGTCGGTGCCATCGGTGGGATCCGGCAGAAGCTCTACGGTGCGCGCTCGGCGGGCGCGACGGTGTTCCTGGCCCCGGAGAGCAACTGCGACGAGGTCGCCGGACACGTCCCCGACGGGCTCGACGTCTACGCGGTGTCGACGCTCCGGCAGGCCGTGCACGACCTGTCCGTCGTCCGGAGTGGCGCGAGCACCGCCCACCTGGCGCGCTGCGGATCCTGA
- a CDS encoding ATP-dependent helicase has protein sequence MDPERLLEALDPEQRTVARRLLGPVAVLAGAGTGKTRAITHRIAYGVATGTYAPSHVLALTFTTRAAGELRARLRALGAGQVAARTFHAAAMSQLSYFWPDTIGGPAPRIVESKGRLIAHAADTIGMGVDTAALRDLAAEVEWRKVQRLTLEEYEAAAADRAIPTGTTPRRVVDLMRAYEDLKDDRRQLDFEDVLLATLGMVESEPRVASYVRQQYRFFVVDEYQDVSPVQHDLLRAWLGDRDDVCVVGDASQTIYSFAGASSRYLLGFGTDFPRASVVRLERNYRSTTEVVHVANTLMRGQPGALDLEARTDEPGHPPEVVPVADDAAEAREVARRVADRIAGGARPSECAVLFRIGAQSAALEAALGRAGVPTRVQGGPRFFDRPEVRQAVLLLRGAAMSITDEPVTKTVSDVLRSLGWAASPPDAAGAGAVRDRWEALQAIMGLAEQAAPGTTLQRFAADLVDREATHHEPEVEAVTLSTLHSAKGLEWPHVTIVGASEGLLPISYATTDAEVDEERRLFYVGVTRARASLTVTWARRGSGRGGDRQPSRFLAALGTRTVDAAAASGS, from the coding sequence ATGGACCCCGAACGCCTGCTCGAGGCGCTCGACCCGGAGCAACGGACCGTCGCACGGCGCCTGCTCGGACCGGTGGCCGTCCTGGCGGGTGCCGGGACCGGCAAGACCCGTGCGATCACACACCGCATCGCGTACGGCGTGGCGACGGGGACGTACGCGCCGAGCCACGTGCTCGCGCTGACCTTCACGACCCGCGCGGCCGGCGAGCTCCGCGCGCGCCTCCGAGCACTCGGCGCCGGTCAGGTCGCGGCCCGCACCTTCCACGCGGCCGCCATGTCCCAGCTGAGCTACTTCTGGCCCGACACCATCGGGGGTCCGGCGCCGCGCATCGTCGAGTCGAAGGGCCGCCTCATCGCGCACGCGGCCGACACGATCGGCATGGGTGTGGACACCGCTGCCCTCCGCGACCTGGCCGCCGAGGTCGAGTGGCGGAAGGTGCAACGCCTGACGCTCGAGGAGTACGAGGCCGCCGCGGCCGACCGCGCGATCCCGACCGGGACGACGCCGCGCCGGGTCGTCGACCTCATGCGTGCGTACGAGGACCTCAAGGACGATCGTCGGCAGCTCGACTTCGAGGACGTCCTGCTCGCGACGCTCGGCATGGTCGAGTCGGAACCGCGGGTCGCGTCGTACGTCCGGCAGCAGTACCGCTTCTTCGTCGTCGACGAGTACCAGGACGTCTCCCCGGTGCAGCACGACCTGCTCCGAGCGTGGCTCGGTGACCGCGACGACGTGTGCGTCGTCGGGGACGCCTCGCAGACGATCTACTCGTTCGCGGGTGCGTCGAGCCGGTACCTCCTCGGTTTCGGCACCGACTTCCCCCGCGCCTCGGTCGTCCGCCTCGAGCGGAACTACCGGTCGACGACCGAGGTCGTCCACGTCGCGAACACGCTCATGCGCGGGCAGCCGGGGGCGCTCGACCTGGAGGCCCGCACGGACGAGCCGGGGCACCCACCGGAGGTCGTCCCCGTCGCCGACGACGCGGCCGAGGCGCGCGAGGTCGCCCGCCGCGTCGCCGATCGCATCGCCGGCGGGGCGCGGCCGTCGGAGTGCGCCGTGCTGTTCCGCATCGGAGCGCAGTCCGCGGCGCTCGAGGCGGCACTCGGGCGCGCGGGTGTCCCGACGCGCGTGCAGGGCGGCCCACGGTTCTTCGACCGGCCCGAGGTGCGCCAGGCCGTGCTGCTCCTCCGGGGTGCGGCGATGAGCATCACGGACGAGCCGGTGACGAAGACCGTGTCCGACGTCCTGCGGTCCCTCGGCTGGGCCGCGTCGCCGCCCGATGCCGCCGGTGCGGGTGCGGTGCGCGACCGGTGGGAGGCGCTCCAGGCGATCATGGGCCTCGCTGAGCAGGCCGCGCCCGGCACCACCCTCCAGCGCTTCGCGGCGGACCTCGTCGACCGCGAGGCGACCCATCACGAGCCCGAGGTCGAGGCCGTCACGCTCTCCACCCTCCACTCGGCGAAGGGGCTCGAGTGGCCGCACGTGACGATCGTCGGGGCGTCGGAGGGCCTCTTGCCGATCTCGTACGCGACGACGGACGCCGAGGTCGACGAGGAGCGCCGCCTGTTCTACGTCGGGGTCACGCGGGCGCGGGCCTCGCTGACGGTCACGTGGGCGCGGCGGGGATCGGGGCGCGGAGGAGACCGTCAGCCGAGTCGTTTCCTGGCAGCGCTCGGCACGCGCACCGTGGATGCGGCAGCAGCGTCCGGCTCGTGA